The genome window TTGGCGGCGCCAACAATCGCATCCACCGGGCAGGCCTGGATGCATTTGGTGCAGCCGATGCACTCGGCTTCGCGAATATAGGCGACTTGAGCCGGGGCCTCGCCTCGGCTGGTGTCCAGTTCCAGAACCGGCACCCGTAGCAATTGGGCAAGACCTGCGATGGTTTCCTGCCCACCGGGCGGGCACTTGTTGATCGCCTCGCCAAGCGCGATGCCCTCGGCATAAGGCTTACATCCCGGGTGCCCACATTTGCCGCATTGGGTCTGCGGCAGCAGCGCGTCGATACGTTGAATCAGAGTCATGAGGGAATCACTGGCATGCCGGTTAAGCAATCAGGGCCTGTCGGGGTGGGCAGGCCTGTCGTGGCGAGCGGGCTTGCCCCGCGTAGGGCTGCGAAGCGGCCCCATTGAGGGCCACTGCATTTTACACCGATGACGCCGGGTGCTCGGTTTAGGGCTGCTGCGTGCCACAACGCGGGCAAGCCCGCCTGTCACAACAGCCCTCACACCAGGCTGTTTTACTTGATGCGTTGACCCGGCTTGGCGCCGCTGTCCGGGCTCAGCAAGTAGATTTCTTCGCCGCCAGGGCCAGCCGCCATCACCATGCCTTCGGAAATGCCGAACTTCATTTTCCGTGGCTTGAGGTTGGCGATCATCATGGTCAGGCGACCATCGAGCTTGGACGGGTCCGGATAAGCACTTTTGATCCCGGAGAACACGTTGCGTTGCTCGCCACCGAGGTCGAGGGTGAGGCGCAGCAGCTTGTCGGCACCTTCCACGGCTTCGGCCTTGACGATCAGCGCAACACGCAGGTCCACGGCGGCAAAGGCGTCGAAGTCGATTTCCGCGGAAATCGGGTCCTTGGCCAATTCACCATTGCCCGCCGGTGCCGCTTCGCCGGTGTCGGTCTGGCTGGCGACCAGGTCTTCTTTCGAAGCATCGGTCATGGCCTGCACTTTCACTGGGTCGATACGCGTCATCAACGGCTTGAACTCGTTTAACTGATGGTTGCTGAGCAAGGTGGCGTGGTCGTTCCAGGTCAGTGGCGCAACGTTGAGGAACGCCTCGGCATCGGCGGCCAGCAGCGGCAGCACCGGTTTGAGGAAGATCACCAACTGGCGGAACAGGTTGACGCCTGTGGCGCAGATCGCCTGGACTTCCGCCTGCTTGCCTTCCTGCTTGTTCAGCGACCATGGCGCCTTGTCGGCGATCCAGGCGTTGGCACGGTCGGCCAGGCCCATGATCTCGCGCATGGCGCGCGCAAAGTCGCGGGCTTCATAGGCGTCGGCAATGCTTGGCGCGGCAGCCAGGAACGCTTCGGTCAGCTCCGGTGCGGCGTTTTCTGCCACCAGCAGCCCGGCATTACCCTTATGGATAAACCCGGCGCAACGGCTGGCGATGTTGACGACTTTGCCGACCAGGTCCGAGTTGACCTTCTGTACGAAGTCTTCCAGGTTCAGGTCCAGGTCGTCGACGCCACGGCCCAGTTTGGATGCGTAGTAGTAGCGCAGGTATTCCGGCGACAGGTGGTCCAGGTACGTGCGCGCCTTGATAAAGGTGCCACGGGACTTGGACATTTTCTGGCCGTTGACCGTCAAGTAGCCATGCACGGCAATGCCGGTCGGTTTACGGTAGCCCGAGCCTTCAAGCATCGCCGGCCAGAACAGGGCGTGGAAGTTGACGATGTCCTTGCCGATGAAGTGGTGCAGCTCGGCGGTGGAGTCCTTGGCCCAGAAGGCATCGAAGTCCAGCTCCGGCGTGCGGTCGCACAGGTTCTTGAAACTGGCCATGTAGCCGATCGGCGCGTCCAGCCACACGTAGAAATACTTGCCTGGCTCGCCCGGGATCTCGAAACCGAAGTACGGTGCATCGCGGGAAATGTCCCACTGTTGCAGGCCGGCATCCAGCCATTCGGCGATCTTGTTGGCCACGGCCTCCTGCAGCGTGCCGCTGCGGGTCCAGGTTTGCAGCATCTGCTGGAAATCCGGGAGCTTGAAGAAGAAGTGCTGGGAATCCTTGAGCACCGGGATGGCGCCGGAGATAGCCGACCGCGGGTTCTTCAGGTCAGTCGGTGCGTAGGTGGCGCCACACTTCTCGCAGTTGTCGCCGTACTGGTCTTCAGTGCCGCATTTGGGGCAGGTGCCCTTGATGAAGCGGTCGGCCAGGAACATTTTCTTTTCCGGGTCGAAATACTGCGTGATCGAACGCGTGGCAATGTGCCCGGCGTCGCGCAAGCGTGTGTAGATCTGGCTCGACAGCTCGCGGTTTTCGTCGGAGTGGGTCGAATGGAAGTTGTCGAAATCCACCAGGAACTCGGCAAAGTCGGCGCTGTGTTCAGCCTGCACATTGGCGATCAGTTGTTCCGGGGTGATCCCTTCCTTTTCGGCGCGCAACATGATGGCCGATCCGTGGGCGTCGTCCGCGCAGACATAAATGCATTGATTGCCGCGATGCTTCTGGAAGCGCACCCACATATCGGTCTGGATGTACTCAAGCATATGGCCAAGATGGATGGAACCATTGGCATAGGGCAGGGCGCTGGTGACGAGGATCTTGCGTGGCTCGGACATGGGGCTCGGCTACTTGATGAAACGGAGGTCGGCCACTATAAAGCGCCGGGAAATATATTTCACCCCGTGGTGCTGTTTCTGAATCTTCCCAGGCCTGCGAAAGCATGCCGTTGGGCGCCCGGAACGGTTAGGATAGCCGCCTGTTTCAGTCAGTCTTTTTTCGGGAGTAGCCCATGAGCGCCGTCAATCGCGCAGCGGTGGAAGCCGTTCTTCGCCAATACACCGACCCCTATTTGAACCAGGACCCGGTCAGTGCCGGCTGTGTACGTGCCATTGAGGTCCAGGGCGACCAGGTTTCGGTTCAGTTGCAACTGGGCTATGCCGCAGGCCTGTTCAAGAGCGGCTGGTCGCAGATGCTGCAAATGGCCATCGAGGGCCTGGACGGCGTGCGTTCGGCCAAGGTCGACATTCAGTGCGTGATCGCCCCGCACAAGGCCCAGGCGCAGATCCCGGGCCTGGCCAACGTCAAGAACGTGATCGCCGTGGCGTCCGGCAAGGGTGGCGTGGGTAAGTCCACCACGGCGGCCAACCTGGCCCTGGCCCTGGCCCGTGAAGGCGCCCGCGTGGGGATTCTCGACGCCGACATCTATGGCCCGAGCCAAGGTGTGATGTTCGGCATCGCCGAAGGCACCCGACCGAAGGTCAAGGACCAGAAATGGTTCGTGCCGATTGAGTCGATGGGCGTGGAGGTCATGTCCATGGCCTTCCTGACCGATGACAACACGCCGATGGTCTGGCGCGGGCCGATGGTCTCCGGCGCGCTGCTGCAATTGGTCACCCAGACCGCCTGGGGCGACCTGGATTACCTGGTGATCGACATGCCGCCGGGCACCGGTGATATCCAATTGACCCTGGCGCAGAAAGTCCCGGTGGCCGGCTCGGTGATCGTGACCACCCCACAGGACCTGGCGTTGCTCGACGCGAAGAAAGGCGTGGAGATGTTCCGCAAGGTCAATATCCCGGTGCTGGGCGTCGTGGAAAACATGGCGGTGCATATCTGCTCCAACTGCGGGCATGCCGAGCACCTGTTTGGCGAAGGCGGCGGCGAGAAGCTGGCGACCCAGTATGGTGTCGAATTGCTCGCCTCGTTGCCGTTGGCGATGGAAATTCGTCAACAGGCCGATGGTGGCAAGCCCACCGTGGCGGCCGAACCCGATGGGCCAATCGCTATGATCTACCAGGAGCTGGCTCGTCACGTCGGCGCGCGGATCGTCCTGCAGGAAGCCGCGGCTCCGGCGATGCCGACCATCACGGTCAGCGACGACTGATTCCGGTTGAAGGAAAAAAGCCTCGACCTTGTCGGGGCTTTTTTATGCCTGCTGATCAGTCAACGGTTCTCAATGACTCATTTACGCAATTGCGCGTGTAAGCATTCGCTTACTTTTTCGTAAGTGTTTGGGTTTTTTACCGGCCATAGACATCCCGAAATATCGAGAGATTTTTCTATCTGGTTGAAAAATAACAGTTATTTATACTTGACCAGGCGTTCAATTCTGCCTTTGTGCAGCTTGGATCCCGTTGAACTTCCCTCGGAACTCTCTAAGATCAGCCCTGTGTCCACGGATTGACACAGCCATCAAGGAACGATGGTTAGGGAACGTCGCAGGATGCGATTCATCAGGATGATGAAAAGGAATACAGGGACTAGGGAAAAAATGTGGGCGGGTCATACCGCCCCTTTTTTCGTCTGCAGGAAAGTGAAACCTACCCTGTGGAAATGCAAAAAGGCCCGCAAGGGGCCTTTTTTATTGGGCGGCGGCGCTTTTAGCGCTCGAGTTGGGCAATCTTGCCTTTCTTGCCATCCCACTCCGCTGCATCCGGCATCGGATCTTTACGCTCAGTAATATTCGGCCAGATTTCCGCCAGATCGACGTTCAACTGAATGAATTCCTGCATCTCTGCCGGGACTTCGTCCTCGGAGAAAATAGCGACGGCCGGGCATTCTGGTTCACACAGGGCGCAGTCGATGCACTCATCCGGGTGGATAACCAGGAAATTCGGGCCTTCGTAGAAGCAGTCCACCGGACACACTTCGACGCAGTCGGTGTACTTGCACTTGATGCAGTTGTCGGTAACGACGAAGGTCATTTCTAATTTTCTCCTCAGGCGGCGGCAGCGAAACCCCTTATGGTGGGGCTCGCGAGGTTCGGGAGCGATAGTCTGCAGGCCAGGCTAAAAGCCCGCAGCATCCCAAACCGCGCGAGATTCTATCAGCTTGCAAGCGTCTGCGTTATATCCGAGTCTTCAGTGCATATAACATTTCGAGCGCTTTGCGCGGCGTCACGTCGTCCAGGTCAAGCTTGGCCAACTCATCCAGCACCGGATGGGGCAGGCTGGCGAACATATCGCTTTGATGCGGCGCGCTGGGTTTGGTGCTGGCTTTGGCCGGGCTGGCCACGGGAATCTCGTGGGGCAGCGCGGTTTCTTCCAGGCGGCTCAGGTGCTCGCGGGCACGGGTAATCACCTCGCTCGGCACACCGGCCAACTGCGCCACAGCCAAGCCGTAACTCTGGCTCGCCGGCCCTGGCAGCACATGGTGCAGGAACACGATACGCTCGTTGTGCTCGGTCGCATTGAGGTGCACGTTGGCCACCAACGGCTCGCTTTCCGGCAGCACCGTCAGCTCAAAATAGTGGGTGGCAAACAGCGTGTAGGCGCGCAGATGCGCCAGCCGCTCGGCTGCTGCCCATGCCAGCGACAGGCCGTCGAAGGTGCTGGTGCCGCGACCGACTTCGTCCATCAGCACCAGGCTGCGCTCAGTGGCGTTGTGCAAGATGTTGGCGGTTTCGCTCATTTCCACCATAAAGGTCGAACGGCCACCGGCCAGGTCATCGCTGGAGCCGATCCGCGTGAAAATGCGGTCCACCAGCGACAATTCGCAACTGGCTGCCGGCACAAAGCTGCCGATATGCGCCAGCAACACAATCAATGCGGTCTGACGCATGTAAGTGGATTTACCGCCCATGTTCGGACCGGTAATCACCAGCATGCGGGTATCGTCGTCCAGCGACAGGTCGTTGGCGACGAACGGCGTGGTCAACACCTGCTCCACCACCGGGTGGCGGCCCTGCTCGATACGCATGCACGGCTCGCTGACAAACCGCGGGCAGTTCAAATCAAGGTTCAGCGCCCGCTCGGCCAGGTTGCTCAACACGTCCAGTTCCGCCAGGGCGGCGGCGGTGTCCTGCAATGGCGCCAGGCGGCTGATCAGATCTTCGAGCAACGCCTCATAGAGCATCTTTTCCCGTGCCAGGGCACGGCTCTTGGCCGATAGCGCCTTGTCTTCGAACTCTTTGAGTTCCGGCGTGATAAAGCGCTCGGCACCTTTAAGGGTTTGGCGACGTTGATAGTCGATCGGCGCCGACTCGGCCTGCTTGCTCGGCAACTCAATAAAGTAGCCGTGCACGCGGTTGTAGCCGACCTTCAAGTTGGCCAGGCCGGTGCGGGCTTTTTCGCGGGCTTCGAGGTCAATCAGGAACTGCCCGGCGTTTTCGCTCAGCGACTGCAGCTCATCCAGTTCGCTGTCGTAACCGGTTTTCAGCACGCCGCCGTCACGGATGATCGCTGGCGGGTTATCGATGATGGCCTTTTCCAGCAGCGCTGCCAGGTCCGGGTAGGTGCCGGCCGTCACGGCAAGTTGTTGCAGGTGCGGCGTGTCCAGTTCGGTCATCGCCACTTGCAGCTGTGGCAGCGCGCTCAAGGCATCGCGCAGGCGCGCCAGGTCACGGGGTCGCGCATTGCGCAGGCCGATCCGCGCCAGGATGCGCTCGATATCGCCGATTTCCTTCAGCTGTGGCTGCAGCTTTTCGAAGCGATAGCCATCCAGCAGGCAGGTAATAGACGTCTGACGCGCTTGCAGCACGGTCAGGTCGCGCAACGGACGGTTCAGCCAGCGGGTCAGCAAACGGCTGCCCATGGCGGTCTGGCAACGGTCGACCACTGATTGCAGCGTGTTGTCGCGACCACCGGCCAGGTTGGTGTCCAGTTCCAGGTTGCGACGGCTGGCGCCATCGAGTACCACGGTGTCATCCAGGCGTTCATGGCGCAGGCTGCGTAAATGCGGCAGGGCGGTGCGCTGGGTTTCCTTGGCATAGCTGAGCAGGCAACCGGCGGCGCCGATGGCCAGGGTCAGTGTTTCGCAACCAAAGCCTTTAAGGTCCTGCACCGAGAATTGCTGGCACAGACTTTTCAGCGCCGAATCACGCTCGAAATCCCACGGCGCGCGGCGCTTGGTCCCGCGACGCTTCTCCGCCGGCAAATCCTTTGGCCAATCATCCGGAATCAACAACTCCACCGGATTGATACGCTCAAGTTCCGCCAGCAGGTTCTCCCAGCCCTTGATCTCCAGCACGCTGAAATTACCGCTGGTGATATCCAGGACCGACAGGCCGAACAAACGCTCATCACCCAAAACGGCGGCAATCAAATTGTCGCGACGCTCGTCCAGCAACGCCTCATCACTCACCGTGCCCGGCGTAATAATGCGCACCACCTGACGTTCAACGGGCCCTTTGCTGGTGGCCGGGTCGCCGATCTGCTCACAGATCACCACCGACTCGCCCAGCTTCACCAGCTTGACCAGGTAGCCCTCCAACGAATGGTAAGGAATCCCACACATCGGAATCGACTGCCCCGCCGACTGCCCGCGCGCGGTCAAGGTGATGTCCAGCAGCTTGGCGGCCTTCTTCGCGTCTTCATAGAAGATCTCGTAGAAGTCGCCCATGCGATAGAACATCAACTGATCAGGGTGCTGGTTTTTCAGACGCCAGTACTGCTGCATCATTGGCGTGTGGGAGGACAGATCGGAGGTGTTTTTACTCATCAGATAGTTAGCAAATTCGTTAAAAGGAGTGGGGCAAAGATGGGGCGCTTGGCCCTGCTAATTTTGCGATGGCGGCAAGGTTAACACGCGAGGTCAAGGGTCCGCAGGTCACAAACAGCCAGGTAAAAGCCAAAAATGGCGCAACGCCCAATGGCCATCACTATTAAGGATGAACACTCAGTAAGGAACACCGAACCCGTGGCGAGGGAGCAAGCTCCCTCGCCACGGGTTCGCGGTGCTTGTGCTATCGCTTAACTGATCGGAATCAGGCGCCGCGCCCGTGTTGGATTCGCCCCTTACTGAAGGTTACCGGGCGAATCCAACACCTTCACCACATCATCAACCACGGCCTTGACCATCTCCTGCAAGTAATGCGACGCCCAGGCGTAACGGTCCGTCTCTTTGGTCATGGCCGCATCTTCGGCGAGTTGCTTGGCGACGTGGAGGAGGTCCGAGGCGTGGTGTAAAGCTTCGTGCAGGGAGACGCCGCTGTTGACGCGAAATAGCGGTTGGTCGGAGTGGAAGGAGAAGGGCGTGACGCCGAGGGTGGTTAATGCGGATGGATCTGTAGCGGTCATCGGTAAAACTCCCATAGTCGGTTGAGAGCTACCACGTTCGTTGTTGAACGAATGCGTGGCGCTTTTGGCGCCTGCATCTAGACGGGTTATCAGGCCCGGTCGCTGAAGCTGAACTGGCAGCGACGGAGGGGAGGGCGGCGTGGTGGTTGGGTGGGTGCAACTGGGGAAATGGATATGTCGCTATGCTGCTGTCGAAAAGCACATTGGGCCATGGATAATAAACGTGTCTTCTAGGGCCAACTAATAAGTTGGCCCAATAAAAAGCCCAGCACAGTGCCGGGCTTCAGAAAGCGGTGTGGGAAGCAATCAGGCTCTTTTCGCCTCTGCTTTCATCATCACGAGATTCTGCTGCTTGGTAGCCTCGGTCAGAACTTCGCTGTAAACGCGTTTTTTCTGATCGGATTTTGCGTCACGAATAAAGTCGGCAAAAGAGCTTTTTGCGCCTTTGGACAAGCCCAGCTTGATCGAAATCATCAATGCGCACCTGATGGTGGCCCGAGCCTGGCCTCTAGATCGGCCCGCGTATGCTGCTCAGGGATATGGTAGCCAATCTTATCCACGCCCGGTTTGTAAAGCGGTCCAGAGTTGTCGATATGCTTGATGAGCAAATCCACATGAACGTCGCCTCGATACTCTAGCTTAAGGGCATTCACTACGTCACGCGCTGCAAAGTATTGCTCGATGAAATGCTCTTTATGAATTCTTCTGCCTTCGGCCTCCTCGCGAGCTTTCACGAAATCCCAAGCGAGCATGGGGTCTTGATATGCGTATAAG of Pseudomonas fluorescens contains these proteins:
- the metG gene encoding methionine--tRNA ligase, translating into MSEPRKILVTSALPYANGSIHLGHMLEYIQTDMWVRFQKHRGNQCIYVCADDAHGSAIMLRAEKEGITPEQLIANVQAEHSADFAEFLVDFDNFHSTHSDENRELSSQIYTRLRDAGHIATRSITQYFDPEKKMFLADRFIKGTCPKCGTEDQYGDNCEKCGATYAPTDLKNPRSAISGAIPVLKDSQHFFFKLPDFQQMLQTWTRSGTLQEAVANKIAEWLDAGLQQWDISRDAPYFGFEIPGEPGKYFYVWLDAPIGYMASFKNLCDRTPELDFDAFWAKDSTAELHHFIGKDIVNFHALFWPAMLEGSGYRKPTGIAVHGYLTVNGQKMSKSRGTFIKARTYLDHLSPEYLRYYYASKLGRGVDDLDLNLEDFVQKVNSDLVGKVVNIASRCAGFIHKGNAGLLVAENAAPELTEAFLAAAPSIADAYEARDFARAMREIMGLADRANAWIADKAPWSLNKQEGKQAEVQAICATGVNLFRQLVIFLKPVLPLLAADAEAFLNVAPLTWNDHATLLSNHQLNEFKPLMTRIDPVKVQAMTDASKEDLVASQTDTGEAAPAGNGELAKDPISAEIDFDAFAAVDLRVALIVKAEAVEGADKLLRLTLDLGGEQRNVFSGIKSAYPDPSKLDGRLTMMIANLKPRKMKFGISEGMVMAAGPGGEEIYLLSPDSGAKPGQRIK
- the apbC gene encoding iron-sulfur cluster carrier protein ApbC, with amino-acid sequence MSAVNRAAVEAVLRQYTDPYLNQDPVSAGCVRAIEVQGDQVSVQLQLGYAAGLFKSGWSQMLQMAIEGLDGVRSAKVDIQCVIAPHKAQAQIPGLANVKNVIAVASGKGGVGKSTTAANLALALAREGARVGILDADIYGPSQGVMFGIAEGTRPKVKDQKWFVPIESMGVEVMSMAFLTDDNTPMVWRGPMVSGALLQLVTQTAWGDLDYLVIDMPPGTGDIQLTLAQKVPVAGSVIVTTPQDLALLDAKKGVEMFRKVNIPVLGVVENMAVHICSNCGHAEHLFGEGGGEKLATQYGVELLASLPLAMEIRQQADGGKPTVAAEPDGPIAMIYQELARHVGARIVLQEAAAPAMPTITVSDD
- the fdxA gene encoding ferredoxin FdxA, which translates into the protein MTFVVTDNCIKCKYTDCVEVCPVDCFYEGPNFLVIHPDECIDCALCEPECPAVAIFSEDEVPAEMQEFIQLNVDLAEIWPNITERKDPMPDAAEWDGKKGKIAQLER
- the mutS gene encoding DNA mismatch repair protein MutS, which produces MSKNTSDLSSHTPMMQQYWRLKNQHPDQLMFYRMGDFYEIFYEDAKKAAKLLDITLTARGQSAGQSIPMCGIPYHSLEGYLVKLVKLGESVVICEQIGDPATSKGPVERQVVRIITPGTVSDEALLDERRDNLIAAVLGDERLFGLSVLDITSGNFSVLEIKGWENLLAELERINPVELLIPDDWPKDLPAEKRRGTKRRAPWDFERDSALKSLCQQFSVQDLKGFGCETLTLAIGAAGCLLSYAKETQRTALPHLRSLRHERLDDTVVLDGASRRNLELDTNLAGGRDNTLQSVVDRCQTAMGSRLLTRWLNRPLRDLTVLQARQTSITCLLDGYRFEKLQPQLKEIGDIERILARIGLRNARPRDLARLRDALSALPQLQVAMTELDTPHLQQLAVTAGTYPDLAALLEKAIIDNPPAIIRDGGVLKTGYDSELDELQSLSENAGQFLIDLEAREKARTGLANLKVGYNRVHGYFIELPSKQAESAPIDYQRRQTLKGAERFITPELKEFEDKALSAKSRALAREKMLYEALLEDLISRLAPLQDTAAALAELDVLSNLAERALNLDLNCPRFVSEPCMRIEQGRHPVVEQVLTTPFVANDLSLDDDTRMLVITGPNMGGKSTYMRQTALIVLLAHIGSFVPAASCELSLVDRIFTRIGSSDDLAGGRSTFMVEMSETANILHNATERSLVLMDEVGRGTSTFDGLSLAWAAAERLAHLRAYTLFATHYFELTVLPESEPLVANVHLNATEHNERIVFLHHVLPGPASQSYGLAVAQLAGVPSEVITRAREHLSRLEETALPHEIPVASPAKASTKPSAPHQSDMFASLPHPVLDELAKLDLDDVTPRKALEMLYALKTRI
- a CDS encoding DUF3077 domain-containing protein, whose product is MTATDPSALTTLGVTPFSFHSDQPLFRVNSGVSLHEALHHASDLLHVAKQLAEDAAMTKETDRYAWASHYLQEMVKAVVDDVVKVLDSPGNLQ